DNA sequence from the Cucumis melo cultivar AY chromosome 6, USDA_Cmelo_AY_1.0, whole genome shotgun sequence genome:
ttatattcaCAATGCTAAATATTTTTGTCATATTTTTGTCATTTGATGTTGAGATCTCTGTTACATTCAATCCTTCACTTACAATATATAGTAATTACAATAGATAACAATTTACAAAGATAGATTTTGAcatattttgctatatatgttttttaatttatatttgcaactatccctccACCATATCTACATCGTGTAATTAAATGGTTTAAATTGAAACTaatctaaatatttaaatttaagatttattaaatttaaaattgaaggtaagtcaaaatttaaaaccgaaaaaaaaaaatgttagtatgaatggaaatgatattttaacccaAAAATAATACTAAAACCCTAAACCAAAGTCATCTTCTTCCTCACTACGCTCAACTCATACAGTGAGAATTGACTAAACTGATCTCCTCTGCTCTTCCAACAATGGCTATTCCCTCTTCTTTCGCCATTACTGCTCCATTcatttcttcttccaagcttcaCCCCATTTCCAAATCCCTTTCCTTCTCCACCCCATTTCCCAAATCCCTCTCCTTCTCTACCCCATTTCCCAAATCCTCTTCTTTAAGAACCCTATTACCCATTTCCTCCTCTAACCCCTCAAATCCTTCTCCCATTGACTCCTCAGACTCCTTCGCCGCCACTTTACCCGCCGCCAATCGCACATTGAAGTCCCGTCTCCGTAATGGCGACACCCTCTACGGCCTTTTCCTCCTCTCCTTCTCCCCTTCTCTCGCCGAGATCGCGGGATTTGCCGGCTACGACTTTGTCGTCGTTGACATGGAGCACGGCTACGGCGGAATCTCTGACGCTCTCCCTTGTCTCCACGCTCTCGCCGCCACACAAACTCCAGCCATTCTCCGGATCCCAGAGAATTCTGCGACCTGGGCCAAAAAAGCTCTAGATTTAGGCCCTCAAGGGATCATGTTTCCGATGATTGATTCCTCTAAAGAAGCGAAAAAGGCTGTTTCATATTGCAGATTCCCACCCGCCGGAGTCCGAGGATCGGCCCATCCGGTGGTTAGAGCGTCAAAATACGGTATTGACGAAGGCTATTTAACTTATTACGAGGACGAATTGCTGATTATGTGTCAAGTGGAATCGGAGCAAGCAGTGAAGAAGATAGATGAGATAATGGAAGTTGATGGGGTTGATTGTATTCAAATGGGGCCATTGGATATGAGTGGAAGCATGGGATATCTATGGGATCCTGGTCATAAGAAGGTGAAGGAGGTGATGAGAAAAGCAGAAATGGCTGTTTTGGAGAGCCAAATTGAAAATGGTCAAAAGGGTTCGTTCCTGTGTGGTTTCTCAATGCCTCATGATGGGCCAATTGACATGAAAAGGCGTGGATATCAGATGATTTCTGGAGCTGTTGATTTGGGTTTGTTTCGTAGTGCTGCTGTTGAGGATGTAAGGAAGTTTAGAATGAGTGAAATGGATAGCTCTGAGGACGAAGATCAACCTCTCACTCACAAGGAAGAGGATGAAGAAGATAAGTATTGGAGTGAATGAAACCACTTTTTTGTTTTCCCTTTCTTTGACAATCCTTGATGTTTTTTTATGATCTTTTTAGTTCGAGTACATAGTATAAAGCTTTGAGTTGAATTTCTTGATGGGTATATTATGAATTATGCTCGTATGTAAGAATATATGTCTTTTCTAATCTGTTCAGTTTCTGTATGTACAGACATTTTCAGTTTTACTTTTTCTGGTCTGCTGAAACTTCGCCTCATAGCTAGCTTTCGACTTCTCTATGCATTTGCCATTTAGTTGTACATCTTCATCTTGTTATAGAATTGGTAATCATGGACTGAAATTAGTACTGTATTCTATAACAAGGCCATGTGAAAGGAGACAGGTTGGCTTTGATTGCTCTCTGTTTTCATTGGTCAGGATCACGTGCCATGATTGGTCCATGTTTGTTACTTTTCCCCATCTTATCCCtctgaaataaaaaatatagagCAATCTAGGAGTTTGAGAATGGGGGCATATAAGTAAAATCCGCTTTGAGTTTCTGCCCTTTTGCACCTCCTATGTTTGCTGCCTTACTTTACAGCAGCAAGGTGTAATTTGAAAACATACCCTTTTATTAAAAGGGTCCTCTTTGGCTCTCAAGAGTCAGGTTGATTTGAGAAAAGGGAAAGACGAAAAGAAAGTGGAGGTGGTGGATTTGAGATATTGAGACAAAGCTAAGCTATTATGGAAATTCTCAAGAGCTCTAGATTTGGGTTTGTTCTTCAACTTGTGCTGTTATTGCAGATCCATAATGTAATCTGTTATCAATACAAAGTTGGAGATTTGGATGCTTGGGGTCTTCCCTCTTCAGAAAATTCAAAGATCTACATGTATTGGTCTAAATATCACTCTATCAAGATTGGTGATTCTCTCAGTAAGTGCTTCTCCCTTTTTCTACTTCCTTCTCTCCTTCCATAAACTTTCATTTCTGATTTTCATGGCGGCTTGCAGTGTTCTTGTACCCACCAAGCCAAGATTCAGTGATTCAAGTTACAAAAGAATCTTACAACAGTTGTAACCTCAAGGATCCAATCTTGTTCATGAAAGATGGCAACTCTCTTTTCAATATTACTGATTATGGGGATTTGTTCTTCACAAGTGGAGTTGCTGGTCATTGTGAGAAGAATCAAAAACTCCATATTTCTGTTCTTTCTGGAAATGGTTCTTCTGCAAGTGCTCCTTCTTCCGATGGTGCA
Encoded proteins:
- the LOC103490709 gene encoding uncharacterized protein LOC103490709 → MAIPSSFAITAPFISSSKLHPISKSLSFSTPFPKSLSFSTPFPKSSSLRTLLPISSSNPSNPSPIDSSDSFAATLPAANRTLKSRLRNGDTLYGLFLLSFSPSLAEIAGFAGYDFVVVDMEHGYGGISDALPCLHALAATQTPAILRIPENSATWAKKALDLGPQGIMFPMIDSSKEAKKAVSYCRFPPAGVRGSAHPVVRASKYGIDEGYLTYYEDELLIMCQVESEQAVKKIDEIMEVDGVDCIQMGPLDMSGSMGYLWDPGHKKVKEVMRKAEMAVLESQIENGQKGSFLCGFSMPHDGPIDMKRRGYQMISGAVDLGLFRSAAVEDVRKFRMSEMDSSEDEDQPLTHKEEDEEDKYWSE
- the LOC103490710 gene encoding stellacyanin, producing MEILKSSRFGFVLQLVLLLQIHNVICYQYKVGDLDAWGLPSSENSKIYMYWSKYHSIKIGDSLMFLYPPSQDSVIQVTKESYNSCNLKDPILFMKDGNSLFNITDYGDLFFTSGVAGHCEKNQKLHISVLSGNGSSASAPSSDGALPEISPSYPTVFGGIPAAPNANSSSSSSSLPTKSLHLPSAFIAAAFSGLVALIA